The genomic segment AATTCTGCCATCTACAGCCTTCAACAAGTCGAGCATTGGCAGGAAAGCACCATTGAATGCAGGGATGTGGTAGTAGTAGAATGGAAGTTCAGGAGCTGCAGAAGCAATTTCCTCGCAGTATTTTACCAATTCCTCGATTCTACCGATCTTTGGGAATGGAGGAGCCATCGAACCGATACCCCAAACGCCCAGTTTCTGTGCGTGCTCAGCCAGACGGCGGCTTTCGCGGAGGCAGCAGCTACCTACATGGACAATTACCTTGAAGTCCTTAGGCACTACCTCAACCCATCTCTCAGCGAGCTGCATTCTCTCTTCTGTTGAAAGCATATAGCCCTCGCCAGATGAACCATTGATAAACACACCCTTCAAGCCATTCTTCTGAAGCATCTTGGCATAAGCCTCGATTGGTTCCAAATTCACATCACCATTCTCATAAAAAGGAGTAAACGGTGCATCGATAAGTCCCTTAATCTTTTCCATATTCAATATTTCTTTTTGTTATTGTTTATTGTTAATTGTATTTCGGTTGCAAATATACGATTATTTCCAATACCTTCCAAAAAAAAAAACAACTATTTTATTTTTTCGCTTTAAATAATTTAATTTATTTATTTTTTCTTACATTTTTAGGCTTACACCTTATTATATATAGGATATTAAATAGTTTTTATGCGTCAAAAGCGAAACAAATCCTCAAAAACCAATTTACCTAACTAAAACAATTCTAAACCTACATATAAAAAAATAAATTCATATTTTGTTTTATTAACTAGCAAATAATAAATAATTAGAATTATTTTGTTACCTTTGCAGAAAATTTAAATAAATACATCTGCCACATGATACAGGACTCTATAAATAATGTCAAATTTACGAGTTCAAAAGCTGCGCTTTTAAACTCGTTTATCGAGAACGGAGAACAGACGATTTCCGAGCTCTCCGAGTATCTGGGGGTGAGCGTGCCTTACACAACCAAGATTCTCAAAGAACTGGTTGATAAGGAACTGGTGGGCGTAACCGGAAAGAAGGAGAACTACGCCAAGAGAGCGCCCAAGATTTACGGTCTGATTTCCACCTCGGGCTACTTTCTTGGCATTGATGCCGGAAAACAGAGTTATACACTCGGCATCTGCGACTTCTGCGGAAACATAGTTACCAAGCCCGAGAGGATGGACATCGAATATGAGAATAGTCCGGAATATCTGGCCCGACTGCTCGAATTCACCAACGACTACATCAACCGCTCGGGCATCGAAAGAAAGATGATCAAAAAGGGATGCATGAGTATCGGCGGACGAGTGAATCCTATCACGGGAAGTGCTTTCAGCTTTCTTACGTTTCTGGACAAGCCGCTGGCGGAAGAACTGACCGAAAAAACGGGCTTCCCGTTCTGCATCGACAACGATACGCGCTGCATGACCTACGGCGAATTTCTAAAGGGCGTATGCAAAGGACTGAAGGATGTCATCTTCGTAAACGTGAGCTGGGGCATCGGCATCGGCATCATCTTCGACGGCAGACTCTATCTGGGCCGCTCCGGATTCTCTGGCGAAATAGGTCACATGCATATCTATAACAATGGCATCATCTGTCATTGCGGTAAAACGGGCTGCATGGAAACCGAGACATCGGGCTCTGCCATCGTGCGCAAATTGCGCCAGGCTCTCAAGGAAGGTGCCACTTCAGTACTCTCGAAGAAGATAACTGACGAGAATCAGGAGATTACCCTACAGGACTTCCTGGATGCCATCCGCAGAGAAGATGTGCTCTGTATCGACATCTTGCAGAAGGTGGCTGAGGAGCTGGGCACCAACCTGGCTGGCATCATCAACACCTTCAATCCGGAGATGCTGGTCATCGGCGGCGATCTGTCGGTAACGGGCGACTATCTTATTCAGCCTATCAGCATGGATATCATGAAGTATTCGCTGAATCTGGTGAACAAGGATTCGCGCATCGTACTCTCCACACTGAGGGAGAAAGCCGGATTAACAGGCGCCTGTCTCATGGCGAGAAACAGATTTCTGAATGGTTAAGGCTACAGCGGTTACAGTTTCCCCAAAAGGCTTATCTTACATTTAATGGCGTGCTGATTTTATTATCTGTCATGCTCCTTGCACTGGCGGAGAATCGAGTAGGAGGAAAACGAAGTAGTTTTTCTCCTACTTTCGTTTTCCGACCTCTCACACCACCGTACATGCGGTTCCGCATACGGCGGTTCCTATTTTGGGTGCCATTCGATGTATGAACCCATCAATGTAGCATAGCCTGCCATGCTCAACCTTTCATTGGTTATCGCACGACATAGTATGTAACTGCCAGCTATGCGCCAATACCCCAGACGACTATTGCCCCACATGTAAGCCTGGTATTTATCTATACCACACTTTATCAAGTTGGCAATTCTCGTTTTCACCCTCTTCCACGACTTCCATATACACATACGTAGCCGTCGCCTTAGCCACTCGTCAGTTTCCATGAGGAAACGTTTCATGTTGGCAAGGTGATAGAAACCTACCCACCCCCTTATGTACTCTTCAAGTTTTTGCTTCCTCTTGGCATATCCCCAACCATTGCTTCGGGAAGTCAACTCCTTGAGTTTGGCTTTCATCTTGGATTTGGCTTTTGGGTGTACCGTGAGTTGGCATTTGCCTTTCATTACATAAAAGGAGTAACCAAGGTATTTCACACCTTGCACATAGGACACAACTGTCTTGTCCCTGTTCACCTTCAGATGAAGTTTTCCTTCGATGAATCGGGTTACAGATTCCTTCACGCGCTTGGCTGCACGCTTGGACTTACAAAATATCATCGAGTCATCGGCATAGCGGACAAAAGGGAGACCTCGGCTTGTGAGTTCCTTGTCCAACTCGTTGAGCATGATGTTGCTCAAGAGCGGACTTAGAGGTCCTCCTTGGGGAGTACCTTCCTCACTTGCCTCGAACATACCTTTGTTCATCACACCACTGCGAAGATATTTGTGAATAAGGCTTATCACCCTACCGTCCTTTATCGTGCGGCTGAGGATTTCTATGAGTTTACTGTGGCTCACCATGTCGAAGAAACGCTCCAAGTCGAGGTCAACCACATAAATGTAGCCATCATCGATTATTTTCTGAGCACCTCTTAGGGCATCATGGCAGCCTCTTCTCGGACGGAAGCCGTAGCTTCTTGGAGAGAATTGACGCTCATAGATGGGAGTTAGGGTCTGGTTGATGGCTTGTTGAACCAGACGGTCTATGACCGTGGGAATGCCCAACAGGCGCATCTTCCCATTGTCTTTGGGTATCTCTACCCTTTTTACTGGGTTCGGACGGTATGAACCGTCAAGCAAGGAACGGATTAGGGCATCCTTGTTAGCCAAGAGCCAAGGGAGCATTTGCTCACATGACATCTTGTCGATACCGCTACAGCCCCTGTTACGCTGCACTGCCTTGTAGGCTTCGAGTAGGTTATCAGGACTGATGATGTGCTCCAACAGGTGTTCCCTGTCGAATGGTACTTCCACGATGTTGTCTTCACATATCCACATAAAGGTCTGCACTCCCACATATCCTTCGGATTCCGTCCTACCTTTCTGTGGGCAGCCCTTGACTTCTGCCAATGTTTTCTGCATTCTTTCCTTCATAAGGTACGTTTCAATTACTATCGTTTAATTTATAGGTTCTGCCCTTCATGGAGCGTTATCGAGAACTCCACTACTATGGCATCTGCTGACTTCTCACAGCAAGCTTTACTCCATGACTTTCGTAAAGGCAACTAATCGCCATGTCCGTGAGACCTCCTCGGATAAGGGCTTATTCTTTCCATCTTATACCCACTTCATTTACACCAACCATTCCGAATAGCTATAGGACTTTGATTTGTTCTGCAATCTCATCCATGGTCAAATGCCTTATATGAAGTTTCTGTACGTTAGGTCAGATGTTTGCCGCCAGCTTCTTTCAGATTCCACCTTGCAGTGGACACCCTTGCTATTGGCTATACAATTCCCGCTATTAGGGCTTGTTAGGGACTTGCACCCATTAGAATAAGCTCATGCCGAGCATACAAAAACTACCCATGCACCCTAAAACAGGGGGCATGGGTAGGATTAACGACATAGACTCAAACGATACAAGTCGCTATTACCCCCCAACAACCAGCATGATAAAATCATTATCAGTAAATCAGGAGTGAGGTAATAGGGCATCACAATCTCTGCAACTACTCTCTCCTGCTGCGTCATCATACGCTCATAAACTGGGTGATTCTTTCCTCAGTTCCTCAGTTCCTCAGTTTTGTTCTAGGGGGTATACTTGATACTTACAAATTGTAAGTAATTATATTTTATTATATATATATATAATAAGCTTCTAAATAAAGATAAAAGTGAAGGGTCAGAGAAAAACTGAGGAACTGAGGAACTGAGGAAGATTTCTTATAGCTTTTTGTTTCTTGTTATTTGTTGTGGATAAAGTATTTAAGTGCTCAACTCTATGTTTTCTCTTCTGAAAAAGTATGAGTTGCGGGGCGCAAAACGGCGAGTTAGATTGTTTAACATAAAGCTCTAAAGCAGCCAAAGGAGAATAAGAGAGGTTGGAACGTAAACAGTTGGGAATGAGTAGATTTGCACAAAGTTGCCAAATCGGCATAAAGCAAGCGAGTGAGGAATATTGAAGTAGTTCAGTTACTAAATCGTGAGCCACAGTTACCTATGCAAAGCAGGTAACAATACGGAAAGGCAACTTTGTGCATCAACGGATTTTATTGCGCTGATTCTCAATGTTTTGCGTATCACGGAACGCTTACAAAATGATTATATTTGCACACTCAAAATGTAAGCGTTATGAAAATCGAAAAATTCAAGGTGTTGCTCTACCTAAAAAAGAGCGGAATGGACAAGAATGGAAAAGCTCCCATCATGGGACGCATCACGGTGAACAGGACTATGGCGCAGTTCTCCTGCAAGTTGTCTTGCACTCCATCGCTTTGGAATCCTCGTGCCAGCCGATTGGAAGGCAAGAGCAAGGAAGCCGTGGAGACCAACAAGGACATCGAGCAGTTGTTGCTTTCCATCCAAAAGGCTTTCGATATGCTTG from the Segatella copri genome contains:
- a CDS encoding dihydrodipicolinate synthase family protein, which translates into the protein MEKIKGLIDAPFTPFYENGDVNLEPIEAYAKMLQKNGLKGVFINGSSGEGYMLSTEERMQLAERWVEVVPKDFKVIVHVGSCCLRESRRLAEHAQKLGVWGIGSMAPPFPKIGRIEELVKYCEEIASAAPELPFYYYHIPAFNGAFLPMLDLLKAVDGRIPNFAGIKYTFESLYEYNQCRLYKDGKFDMLHGQDETILPSLAMGGAQGGIGGTTNYNGRCLTGIIDAWKAGDIEKARELQNFAQEVINVICHYRGNIVGGKRIMKLIGFDLGKNRTPFNNMTDEEEANMKKELEAIDFFNKCNLF
- a CDS encoding ROK family transcriptional regulator, giving the protein MIQDSINNVKFTSSKAALLNSFIENGEQTISELSEYLGVSVPYTTKILKELVDKELVGVTGKKENYAKRAPKIYGLISTSGYFLGIDAGKQSYTLGICDFCGNIVTKPERMDIEYENSPEYLARLLEFTNDYINRSGIERKMIKKGCMSIGGRVNPITGSAFSFLTFLDKPLAEELTEKTGFPFCIDNDTRCMTYGEFLKGVCKGLKDVIFVNVSWGIGIGIIFDGRLYLGRSGFSGEIGHMHIYNNGIICHCGKTGCMETETSGSAIVRKLRQALKEGATSVLSKKITDENQEITLQDFLDAIRREDVLCIDILQKVAEELGTNLAGIINTFNPEMLVIGGDLSVTGDYLIQPISMDIMKYSLNLVNKDSRIVLSTLREKAGLTGACLMARNRFLNG
- the ltrA gene encoding group II intron reverse transcriptase/maturase, which encodes MKERMQKTLAEVKGCPQKGRTESEGYVGVQTFMWICEDNIVEVPFDREHLLEHIISPDNLLEAYKAVQRNRGCSGIDKMSCEQMLPWLLANKDALIRSLLDGSYRPNPVKRVEIPKDNGKMRLLGIPTVIDRLVQQAINQTLTPIYERQFSPRSYGFRPRRGCHDALRGAQKIIDDGYIYVVDLDLERFFDMVSHSKLIEILSRTIKDGRVISLIHKYLRSGVMNKGMFEASEEGTPQGGPLSPLLSNIMLNELDKELTSRGLPFVRYADDSMIFCKSKRAAKRVKESVTRFIEGKLHLKVNRDKTVVSYVQGVKYLGYSFYVMKGKCQLTVHPKAKSKMKAKLKELTSRSNGWGYAKRKQKLEEYIRGWVGFYHLANMKRFLMETDEWLRRRLRMCIWKSWKRVKTRIANLIKCGIDKYQAYMWGNSRLGYWRIAGSYILCRAITNERLSMAGYATLMGSYIEWHPK